TTGGGCGACAAAATCGGCGTCAATCCGAAAGCCAGTGATGCCCGCAAACAGGGCGAACAAACCAGTCGTTATCTGGGTTCGGGCATGGAGTACGAAGAAAGTCGCGCGTATCAACCCGGCGATGATGTCCGTCATCTCAACTGGCGTTTAATGGCACGGACTGGTCAGGCTTATACCAAATTGTTTCAGGAAGAACGTCAGGAAAGTTGGACGGTGATTGTCGATCAGCGCCAGTCGATGCGTTTCGGCACGCAATCACGATTGAAGGTGGTGCAAGCGGCCAGGGCGGCCGGTTTATTCGCCTGGTTGGCGGAACAAAATGCCCGTCCGTTGGAAGGGGTCGCCCTGGCGGAAGGTGCGCGTACGTCGCCGATTTTCGAAGGGCGCGGTACTTTCGAACGGTTTATGGAATTTGTCTCGGTGCCTTGTCCGCCATTGCGAAACGTCACCGAATCACGATTGTCGGATGAACTGTTGGCGTGTTTGAGTCGGTTGCAGTCCGGCTCGCGGTTGGTGATTTTGAGCGATTTTGCCGATCTGGACGACGCCAGTCTGCGGGTGTTGGCCGCGCTCAGTGAAAAAGTGATGGTGCAGGCGGTGTTGTTGGAAGATCCGGTGGAGCGGAATCTGCCAAAACTGCCCGGTTTGAAACTGCAGTCGCTGAACGGCGGGTTTGAATTGGACCATTTGTCGGAACGCCAGCACCACAGTTATCAGCAATGGGCGCAACATTATTTTGACGAAAAAATACACCGGCTGGCAGGCCTGGGCATTTCGGCGGTGTCGTTATCGACAGTCGATTCACTGGCGCATTTGACGGAAGCGTTGGGAGAACAATATGGCTGATACCCAAGCGATGCAAATGGCGGAAAACACCTTAATCGACATTGAAGTGCCCATGCCGCCGGGGATTGACTGGCTAGGCGGTTTGTTGATGTTGGGCTGGGGCTTGCTGGCTGTGTTGGTTGTGCTGTTGTTGGGCACGATGGTCTGGTTTGTTTGGCGCCGGGCTCAGTTGTATTGGCGTTTGGAGCGTCTCAAGCGTGCGCTTGCGAAATCATCTTCTGAACATGGCGCAGTGCAGTTGTATCAAGCGCTGCAAACCGCCAAACGCCATGATTTATTGACTTCTGACGCCGAAGCGCCGCTCAAGCAGGCAATCGATCAGGCCTGCTTCGGGCCGAAAACCGTTTCACGTGAAACCTTGTCTTCTTTGATTCAAACCTTTCAAGCGGAATTGAAAGCCGCAGCGCCTTCAATGGGCGACGCTGTACGCGCCTTGCCGACGATTGTGCGCACCGGTCTGAAGCGGTTAGGCCTTGGGCGCGCAAACGCCGAACAAACCCTGCGAGGCAATCACAAATGACTTGGGAAGCCTTGATTGATGCTTTGAAATCCTGGCACGAAGTGACCTTTCAAATGCCGTGGGCGTTTGCCGCGTTGATTCCGGTCGGTTTGCTATGGGCATGGCATGTCTGGCGGCCAGCGCGTTCCGATTGGGATCAGACGGTGATCGCGCAGTCGTTATTGTTCCGCCATTCGTTGATTGACCGGCTCGGGTACGATGCGGCCAAACCGCGTTCCCATAAAAGCTTGCGTTGGCTGTTGAATGGTTTGCGGGTATTGATTTTTTTAGCGTTGGTGACG
The nucleotide sequence above comes from Hydrogenovibrio thermophilus. Encoded proteins:
- a CDS encoding DUF58 domain-containing protein, coding for MLRWMQSAFANWFPGLKPGAGVPETARLTDPILSARAIHALADEVAQLGDKIGVNPKASDARKQGEQTSRYLGSGMEYEESRAYQPGDDVRHLNWRLMARTGQAYTKLFQEERQESWTVIVDQRQSMRFGTQSRLKVVQAARAAGLFAWLAEQNARPLEGVALAEGARTSPIFEGRGTFERFMEFVSVPCPPLRNVTESRLSDELLACLSRLQSGSRLVILSDFADLDDASLRVLAALSEKVMVQAVLLEDPVERNLPKLPGLKLQSLNGGFELDHLSERQHHSYQQWAQHYFDEKIHRLAGLGISAVSLSTVDSLAHLTEALGEQYG